A single Pseudodesulfovibrio aespoeensis Aspo-2 DNA region contains:
- a CDS encoding glycosyltransferase family 4 protein, which produces MSQRHIATSEHLLKIAYCTPFKPVHHPSVSGDVTIARDLLQTLAGYGHEILPVPFFPAKEIYWRPDRWPGALVTLGHMVEAARGADCWLTCGTYYKVPDALGPLAVARLSIPYFLFQASHAHNRARRVSSWPGYVLNRRAMERADHVFCNRVNDLAGCANFLPGDRYSYVRPGLPDGLFARDGAARQRLRGQWGAGDSVVVVSAAMMRPGVKTVGVEWTIRACAGLAARGCDVRLVLAGDGPMRAGLETQARAALGEQVRFLGMVDRSDLSGVFSAGDLFAFPGLKESVGMVYLEAQQCGLPVVATDDEGAPHVVAHEVSGLITPADETAFAQAVERLVVDRELRLRLGVQAVDHVARSHSAPINYLDMARTMERIVTTRRQG; this is translated from the coding sequence GTGTCCCAGCGACACATCGCAACCAGCGAGCACCTGTTGAAGATAGCCTATTGCACCCCGTTCAAGCCTGTCCATCATCCGAGCGTTTCGGGCGATGTGACCATTGCCCGCGACCTGCTCCAGACCCTGGCCGGGTATGGTCACGAGATCCTGCCCGTGCCGTTTTTTCCGGCCAAGGAAATCTACTGGAGGCCGGACCGCTGGCCCGGCGCGCTCGTGACCCTGGGCCACATGGTCGAGGCGGCGCGCGGCGCAGACTGCTGGCTCACCTGCGGAACCTACTACAAGGTGCCCGATGCCCTTGGCCCCCTGGCCGTGGCGCGGCTCTCCATTCCCTATTTTCTCTTTCAGGCCTCTCATGCCCACAACCGGGCCAGACGGGTCTCGTCCTGGCCGGGCTATGTGCTCAACAGGCGGGCCATGGAGCGGGCTGATCACGTCTTTTGCAATCGGGTCAACGATCTGGCAGGATGCGCCAATTTTCTGCCCGGCGACCGCTACTCCTATGTCCGGCCCGGCCTGCCCGACGGCCTCTTCGCCCGCGACGGGGCGGCCCGGCAGCGGCTGCGCGGCCAGTGGGGCGCGGGCGACTCGGTGGTGGTGGTCTCGGCGGCCATGATGCGGCCAGGGGTCAAGACCGTTGGGGTGGAGTGGACCATCCGCGCCTGCGCCGGTCTGGCGGCCAGGGGGTGCGACGTGCGCCTCGTGCTGGCGGGCGACGGCCCCATGCGCGCCGGGCTCGAAACCCAGGCCCGGGCCGCACTGGGCGAGCAGGTCCGTTTCCTCGGCATGGTGGACCGGAGCGATCTCTCCGGGGTGTTCAGCGCGGGCGACCTGTTCGCCTTCCCCGGCCTGAAGGAGAGCGTGGGCATGGTCTACCTGGAGGCCCAGCAGTGCGGCCTGCCCGTGGTGGCCACGGACGACGAGGGCGCGCCCCACGTGGTGGCCCACGAGGTGTCCGGCCTGATCACGCCTGCCGATGAAACCGCCTTTGCCCAGGCCGTGGAGCGGCTGGTCGTGGACCGCGAACTGCGCCTGCGGCTCGGCGTCCAGGCCGTGGACCACGTGGCCCGCAGCCACAGCGCGCCCATCAATTACCTCGACATGGCCCGGACCATGGAGCGCATCGTCACAACAAGGAGACAGGGCTGA